CCGGCAGAGAAGGATTGAGTTTGGTCATCTTTTGCGCGTAGAGCGAATCAGGGCTGGCGCGATTGGAAATGGCGCGAACGTCGGCCAGACATTCTCACCTCATCGGCGGTGTTATGTTACCTTGCACTCACCTGGCGGTCGTAGTGACTGATGCTGCCGCGCACCCAGCACTGCGCCTGCGGTTACTGCTCCCAATCCTGCCAATGTGGTCATGGACAATGCCTCGCCTAGAAGAGGCACGGCGGCAAGGGCAGAGAGAACCGGCACAAAGGCCATCAGCAAGGCGACTGTCTGGGTTCCCAGACAGCGCACCGCGAAGGTATAGAGCAGCATGGCGACAAACACGACCAGCACACCCTGGTGTAACGCTTGAGTGGCTATTTCGCTGACCGGCGCCTGATCGATGTTGCTGGGCAGGAACAACCACCACAGCGGCAGGTAAAGCAAGGCGCTACCCAGGGTGGTTGACACCGTTGCGGCAAGGGGCGTCACCGCATAACGGCCAAGCAACAGCGTAAATACCGCCCACAATGATGAGCCACAGAGAAAAAGCAGATCGCCCAAAATCAGCGTGCTGGTGAGTTGCGGACCGCGTGAAAACGAATCGGCAGTAGTCAGCATGATACCCGCGAGGACGATAACCAGCGCGACGGCGCGACGCGGCATCGGTTTTTCGCCTAACCACAGCCAGGCAATTATCGCCGTCAGAAAAGGCAATGCGCCGGGCAGCAGCACAGAAGCGTGCGCCGCGGGACCCATGCGGAAAGCGGCATATACGACGCTCGCATAGCCAATGCCCCCATACAACGAAAACAGCGCAATCACCCGGAGGGGTGGCAGCCTGACATACGGCAGACAAAGGGCGGCAATCAGCGCACCCGCGCCAAAACGAAGGGACACGATATCCCAACTGGTGAGTGCCCCCGTGCCACCATGACGGGAAACAAGAATAAAACCCGTCCAGATGCATATGGTAAGGAAAACAGCAACCCAGCCGCTACGGGAATTTATCGGTGCACTTATAATGCGGAGGAACCCGTGGACAGGTTCATTTTGGAGTGGGGGACATATTTGGAAACTTCTACCCGGAGCCGATTCATGGTTTTGCCTTATCTCGCGCTTTCCTAATTTTTTCCAGAGCGGTCCGGATGACATGGCGCGGAGCGCCTATATTCATGCGCATAAAACCGGTGCCCGTATCGCCAAACAGTGTGCCGGGGCTCATGCCCACGCCAGCTTCCTGTACGAAGAAGCGCCGGAGCTGTGCATCATCCATACCCAGGTCGACTTTTAGCGCACGGCAATCCAGCCACAGCAGATAGGTACCCTCGGGTTCGAGAAGCCGGATTTCCGGCACGTCCGCCGCGAGATATCCGGCAACAAAATCACGCGTTTCCCGAAGATAAACCACTAGCGCATCCAACCACGCGCCACCGTCCAGGTAAGCTGCCTCGAAAGCGGCGATGCTGAAGGGATTGGATGCGCTGATGTGCATCATATCGAGTACCCGAGCGAGCGCTATCCGGGAGTCCGCATCAGGCACGATGAGCGCAGAAAGATTCAGACCGGGAATATTGAACGTCTTACTGGGGGCAACAGCTGTGACGATCCGGGCCGAACCTTCTGACAGAGCCGCAAGCATGTGATGCCTGTTGCCGGGATAAACCAGATCCGCGTGAATGTCATCCGAAAAAATGACAAGATCGTGTTTCTCTGCAATTCGCAGGATGTGTTGCAGTTCCGGCTTGCTCCATACCCTGCCGACGGGGTTATGCGGAGAACATAGCAATAACAGGCGGGCCGTCGCCGCACGTTGCTCCAGTTGATCGAAATCGACCTCATAACGGCTGTCTCCGAGACGCAACGGGCTATGTGCAAGTTGTCTGCCGGTACTCGTGACGGCCGAGAAAAAGGGAAAATAGACAGGCGGCTGCACGATGACCTGCTCGCCCGGTTCGGCAAATGCCATGACAGAAGCATGCAACGACGGCACGACGCCAGGACACATCATGATCCAGTCGCGGTGCACCTCCCAGCCATGACGGCGCCATAACCACTCTATCAGGGATTGGTACAGGCTATCCGGAAAAAGCGTGTAACCGTAAACAGGATGGGCGGCGCGATGCGAAAGTGCCCGGGTGACGGCAGGAGGTGCCGCGAAATCCATATCGGCTACCCACAGGGGTATGACGTCCTCCCTGCCAAACATTTTCGTACGCCCGTCATACTTCAGACTGGCGGTACCACCGCGATCGATCTCGCTGTCAAAGTCGTAGCCCGAAACAGGGCCTAGGCTCAAGCGATCCGCTCCCAGATCGTCACTTCGGAGAGTGTATGCTGAAATTTGCGCCGAGTTTCGCGGATCACAAATGGCACCTCCTGCGGCGCTTGAATGAGTCTGAAATTGGCGCCGAGCATTTCTTTCAACCCGTCGAGGGTACCGAAGCTTTCGCCATCCCGCTTGAAGCCGCCAATCCATGCTTCCCGCTTGGTATGTTCCTCCAGCCAGGTATAGGGCGAAGCAATCATTAACAGACCCCCAGGATTGAGACGCATGTGTATATTCCTCAGGAGCTTGGCCGGGTCATAAAGGCGATCAATCAGATTCGCAGCAAGGATGAGGTCGTATCCGCTAAACAGGGGCTTGAGATTACAGGCGTCGCCTTGGTAAAACGCCACCTTATGCTTCACGTCACCCAGCCCAAGCCCCGCAAGCGTCCGCTCCCGGTAAAAAACAAGATCGCCCTCAACCGCGAGGGTATAGCGCAGCGCACCCTGCTGAGCAAGCTGGACACCCTGTCCGATGAAACGTGCGGAGAAATCTATCCCTGTAACATCGTCAAAATGACGGGCCAATTCAAAAGTCGCACGTCCCGACGCGCAGCCGAGATCGAGCGCCCTGTACGCTGGTTTATCTTTGATGGCGGCAATAGCGAGTTCCGCCAGCGCCTTCGGGAAGTTCGGGACGCCAAAGTAACTGTCGCCATAATGGAATTCGGCGTATTCAGACAAAAGCTTGTCGGTTTCGTAGTGAGATCCCTGCTGCACAGCTGGCGCCTCCGCAATCACGTAACGAAATCCCGCGTGCTGAAAAAAATGTCGACGGAATGCATAGCGGGCGCTGTTCAGGGATTCATTGCCACATGACATCCACGAACCGCCTTTGATCATATTATGTCGGCCATCGAAGGTTGGCGTCGTGAAATCGTCATAATGGGGATGAATATCGAAACCTTCAAAGGGATAGATCGGGGTCTCCGTCCATTGCCAGACGTTACCGACCACATCGTAGAACTCTCCATGGGCAAATTCGTTCACGGGGCAACTGGAGGCCCAGTGGTCAAGATGGATGTTGGCGCGAGCGGGCTCCGTATGCGGGACCTCCGACAACCCAGCCATATCATATAGCCGGTACCATTCATCTTCCGTCGGCAATCTGTAGGTTTGGCCGCTGGTTGCCGCTTTCCAGTTGCAGAAGGCTTTGGCTTCGTGGTAATTCACTTCCACCGGCCAATCCCAGGGCATGGGTATTTCCATGGTCATCAAGCGCAGATTCCAGCCCGAGCCGTGCCTGATCCAGAAGGTGGGATGTTCTGCGCGAGTATGACATCGCCACGCGTGGCCCTCCTCTTCCCAGAAATTTTCATCGCTGTAACCGCCTGCCTGAACAAAAGCAAGAAATTCCCCGTTACTCACGAGGTACTTGCCCGCCTGGAAGGCAGCAACTTCCGCTATATGTTTGCCATACTCATTGTCCCATCCGTACGCCGGATCGGTCTTCATTTTACCCAGCCGCACAATACCTTCCGGGATATCGATCAATTGATTTTCGGGCGCCTGTCCGGATTTTTTATACGGTTCCCATGCGGAATGGCGTCGCACGTACTCAAGCGCATGCTGCCGGATCAGGACGGATGACGTCTCCAGATGGATCCGCTCATGTTCGATACCCATCAGGATCGTCCACCACGGACTATCCCAGCCGATGGGTAGGGTAAGTGGTGTATCCGTAATCAGTTTGTCGACGATGCGACGCACCGTACCCCGGTAAGCGCGTACCTCGTCAACGGACGGCCAATCGTAGTGAGTGGTATTCAGATCATCCCAGCTCATTTCATCGACGCCCACCGCAAACATTGATTCCATCCTGGGATTGATACGCTCCGTCATTAGCCCCGCAAGCACCAGTTTGTTGGTGAAAAAAGTCGAGGTGTGACCCAGGTAGAAGATCAACGGATGGCGCAACGAAATCGGTTTTTTGAAATAGGCCTCATCGCCCTGTAATGTTTCGAAGAGTTGCTCGTAGCGATCGAGCGTGGCATGGAAATAATGCCGTATCTCCTCCCGCTTCGCGGCGACATCGCCGCTGGTGAGGATGGGGGTTCTCGGGAAAAGCTGTTCCGGCAGCACCCTCAACGTCGGGTTTGCCGAGTTTGCCGAAGAGGCTGACTCAGGCCGCAGCATAACTTTTCGTGCATCATTCAAATTCATGTTCAACCTCGATGCGAGTTATCTAATAAAGATTAAACGAGAAGTTTAACACCTGAAACGCCACCTCAACATAGTCGAGGTGTACTGCGTTTATTGGACGTGTACTGCGGAATTGACGCGTATGGAACAATGGCTTGGCCATGCCGATTCGAAGAGCTGGCATAGAGCGAACGAATAGAAGTTTGTTAAAGGTGTAAGGATCTACTCAAGCGTTTCAGGACGAGCTGTCTGTCAAAACGCGAACTAGTAAACTAGAAGGTCGTTGGACGAGCATCAAGGGGGAAGCGACTTATCCTGGAATTTGATTGCAATGAGGGAAGTGAGTTCCGCAATTCCGTCCACGCCTTTAGTTCTTATCATTATAACCGGCCCCTCGGCATGCCGGTATGTGGCCTGCGAAATGAACGGTGGGCCGTGCAGCGCCAGATCTTCGACCCAAGTGAACTGCGTTTCATGACTCCTTCGACGCCGTAGAGAGGTTGTTAACGGCTGGGGGATGATATTCTCTGCTGTCATGCAGAATAATTTCGATGTGGACCGCAGCAAAAATGGCATTGGATCGGCCGTAGTCGCCGGATAGGTGCCTCAGTCTAACGATAGACCAGCTGAACGTCAACCTCACCCACTGTTGCAAGCCCGGCAGTGGAGCCACCGGATCACAGTACCCTCCGAGATCTTGTTTGCCGCCCAATGTCATGGTGCCCTTCAGTACATGGGTGTGCGCGCCATGGTGGGAGGCTTTCGCACAGTGGCACGCTCACTGATATTCGTGGGGGGAGGGGATGATGTGCCCTACCTGGAGCCGCATCGTCAATGTGGAAAAACTCCTCTTCATAAGTTGGGGACCGCACATATCTTGCCCGTACTGAGATTATATATTGCGGTCGTGGTACTCATTCAGACGCCAACATTACGTCTTGATCCGGGCTGGCACCCCTCTGCATTCCCTTTAATAATGCAGTCCGTATTTTTGACAACTCTTTCTCAATAGGAACGTTCGATGAAGAAACTCAGAAATATTGATGTATTAGGGTATGAGGCAGAAGAATTTGACAGGTGGCTGGAGGAAAGCACCAACAAGAAACGAGCTCCTAAGGTCCGACGCACCTGGGAAGCGGATGCTCCACCTTCGCTGAAGGCCTCCAGGCATAGCTCAAGCAGATCCAGCTATTCTCGGCAGCGTAGCATGTGATGGCGTGGCGTTGGGGCAGTTCATCGCCTCCCGTTTCAACAAATATTTCTGAAATACTCTACGCAAGGTCGCCGCAGAAATATTTTATGACGTTAGACCTGCTCGCTCAGAAACCCGCTGGAAGCCGGGCTTTTTATTTTTACTTCATTGGGCGCTCGATTGGTAACCGGTGTGGGTCACGCCTGATAGGGCGCCATCCAATGCTGGTCTCGCCTTCTTTGCCGAGAATAGTGAAGAGCGAATCCCGCGACGGAGCCCTTGGCAGCGAAAGGCGGAGCTTGAGAGTAATGCATTGACAGAAGCGTCATTTCATCATGAACACATCCTGGCAGATGGCGTCCAGTTGCATGTCGTGAGGGCTGGAATAGGTCCGCCGGTTATTTTGCTTCACGGCTTTCCTGAAAATTGGCACTCATGGCGACGGCAAATACCGGTCTTGGCGGACGCCGGCTTTTCCGTGCTTGTGCCCGATTTGCGCGGATATAACCTCTCGGGCCGCCCGCAAGATAAAAATGCCTATCGACTGGAACATCTGGTAAGAGACGTGGCCGCCCTGGTGCATGCAACCGGTTATTCAAGGTCGCATATCGTTGGACACGACTGGGGCGGCGTTATCGCGTGGATGTTCGCGGGTCAATATCCGCAACTGGTGGACAAACTCATCATACTCAACGCTCCCCATTTGAAAATTTACTTTCAAAAGGTGCGATACCCCCGACAAATGCTCAGAAGTTGGTATGTCCTGTTCTTTTTATTGCAGCGCTTACCCGAGTTTGTTCTGTCGTCGCGAAACTATCGGGTACTGAGGAAGATGTTCGAGCGGGGCCCAGCGCGGAAACTGGCTTTCAACACGGAAGATATCGAACAATACATCGAGGCTCTCGCCTCGCCGGGCGCCCTCACCGCGGCGCTGAATTACTATCGGGCGAATGTAACCATGGCGACAATGGGTAAGTCTGCAATCCTCATGCCCATCCAGGCTGAAACTCTGGTGATCTGGGGAGAGCTTGATCCCGCGCTCGGAATTGAACTCCTCGATGGGCTCGATGAGGTAGCGCCTCGCGTTTGTATACATCGAATACCGGATTCGAGCCATTGGGTACAAAATGAAGCGCCTGCTGAAGTTAACCGCATGCTTGTCAATTTTCTCCGGGGCCGGAAAGATACCTGAAATCAGCCTCTACATTAAGCTCGTACTGGAATCATCACTCGTGATAACTGTCTAATGTTTCGTACTACGCCTGCGATGGCTGATGCGCGTCGGCGGGCATGCACTTTTGAAATCAAAGGGGACCAAACATGAGACTCTATGTATTGCCACTATGCGCATTTTTGAGCGCCTGTGCCGGACTTCCCGCGGCGGTGAAAAATGTGCCTGTATCGAAACTCTCCTATACGCAGGCCAGTACGGACCCGAACAGTTATAAAGGTACTCTTGTGCGATGGGGTGGAGTAATAATCGATGTTGAGAATGAAGAAAACGAAACTCTGGTACAGGTATTGTCCTATCCGCTGGACTATACCGGCCGCCCTCAATCGACAAAACAAAGCGAGGGGCGTTTTGTTGTAAAAAGCGCCGAATTTCTTGATCCCGCAGTGTATAAAAAGGACCGGGAAATTACCGTTGCCGGAGAATTGGAAGGCGATATTGAACGCCAAATAGGCAAAAAGACAGTCCGGCTGCCGCTGCTGTCCTCCACGGGCATATATATGTGGCCGATTTATCAAGCCAATCCATACGGCTATGGTTACGGAGGCTATGGTGGCTGGGGCCCCTGGGGTATGAGTCCATATTACGGATACGGCTATTACGGTCCATACTGGGGGGGATACGGCCGGCCGTACTGGTAAACAATAACTCAGCCATTAGTTATTTCCAAGGAGCCTCCTGCAAGTCTCACGAGCGCAACGTTAGGTTTTGCGGAGGGCCGAAAGGCAACGACGTGAACGGATGATCCAATGGCCGGCGCCTGTCCAGGAAGTGTTCTAGGAAGCGTGACAAAGCAGACCATCCGCGAAGGCATATCCGTTAGGGTTGCGGCCAAATCGAGCGGCTCACCGCGTCGACTCCTTGCGGTCGTGTCGTAGACCCAGCCTACGACCTCCGTAAGGATGGTGGATGCCTTGTGATCGTCCCAATTTCCCAGCAATGCGCTACGTGAAGGAGTTGTTCAAGGGTTGCTCCCGTACGCCCAGATTCGGACGCAGGCACCGGGCTACGGTCGCAAGCACCGGGCTACGGTCGCAAGCACGCGACAGCGCCACCCCAAACGCGCCCCGAGGCGCACCGTAGACTGCCTCGACCGCTCCTTCACGAGGAGTCCGAGAAGGCAGACCCAGAACGTTAGTCCGAGCTTCAATAACCACGGCTAAGGTGGCTCCTGTGCTGTACGCCTTTTTCCCCATTGGTG
The window above is part of the Nitrosospira sp. Is2 genome. Proteins encoded here:
- a CDS encoding Slp family lipoprotein, with translation MRLYVLPLCAFLSACAGLPAAVKNVPVSKLSYTQASTDPNSYKGTLVRWGGVIIDVENEENETLVQVLSYPLDYTGRPQSTKQSEGRFVVKSAEFLDPAVYKKDREITVAGELEGDIERQIGKKTVRLPLLSSTGIYMWPIYQANPYGYGYGGYGGWGPWGMSPYYGYGYYGPYWGGYGRPYW
- a CDS encoding MalY/PatB family protein, with the protein product MSLGPVSGYDFDSEIDRGGTASLKYDGRTKMFGREDVIPLWVADMDFAAPPAVTRALSHRAAHPVYGYTLFPDSLYQSLIEWLWRRHGWEVHRDWIMMCPGVVPSLHASVMAFAEPGEQVIVQPPVYFPFFSAVTSTGRQLAHSPLRLGDSRYEVDFDQLEQRAATARLLLLCSPHNPVGRVWSKPELQHILRIAEKHDLVIFSDDIHADLVYPGNRHHMLAALSEGSARIVTAVAPSKTFNIPGLNLSALIVPDADSRIALARVLDMMHISASNPFSIAAFEAAYLDGGAWLDALVVYLRETRDFVAGYLAADVPEIRLLEPEGTYLLWLDCRALKVDLGMDDAQLRRFFVQEAGVGMSPGTLFGDTGTGFMRMNIGAPRHVIRTALEKIRKARDKAKP
- a CDS encoding DMT family transporter — translated: MISAPINSRSGWVAVFLTICIWTGFILVSRHGGTGALTSWDIVSLRFGAGALIAALCLPYVRLPPLRVIALFSLYGGIGYASVVYAAFRMGPAAHASVLLPGALPFLTAIIAWLWLGEKPMPRRAVALVIVLAGIMLTTADSFSRGPQLTSTLILGDLLFLCGSSLWAVFTLLLGRYAVTPLAATVSTTLGSALLYLPLWWLFLPSNIDQAPVSEIATQALHQGVLVVFVAMLLYTFAVRCLGTQTVALLMAFVPVLSALAAVPLLGEALSMTTLAGLGAVTAGAVLGARQHQSLRPPGECKVT
- the ovoA gene encoding 5-histidylcysteine sulfoxide synthase, yielding MNLNDARKVMLRPESASSANSANPTLRVLPEQLFPRTPILTSGDVAAKREEIRHYFHATLDRYEQLFETLQGDEAYFKKPISLRHPLIFYLGHTSTFFTNKLVLAGLMTERINPRMESMFAVGVDEMSWDDLNTTHYDWPSVDEVRAYRGTVRRIVDKLITDTPLTLPIGWDSPWWTILMGIEHERIHLETSSVLIRQHALEYVRRHSAWEPYKKSGQAPENQLIDIPEGIVRLGKMKTDPAYGWDNEYGKHIAEVAAFQAGKYLVSNGEFLAFVQAGGYSDENFWEEEGHAWRCHTRAEHPTFWIRHGSGWNLRLMTMEIPMPWDWPVEVNYHEAKAFCNWKAATSGQTYRLPTEDEWYRLYDMAGLSEVPHTEPARANIHLDHWASSCPVNEFAHGEFYDVVGNVWQWTETPIYPFEGFDIHPHYDDFTTPTFDGRHNMIKGGSWMSCGNESLNSARYAFRRHFFQHAGFRYVIAEAPAVQQGSHYETDKLLSEYAEFHYGDSYFGVPNFPKALAELAIAAIKDKPAYRALDLGCASGRATFELARHFDDVTGIDFSARFIGQGVQLAQQGALRYTLAVEGDLVFYRERTLAGLGLGDVKHKVAFYQGDACNLKPLFSGYDLILAANLIDRLYDPAKLLRNIHMRLNPGGLLMIASPYTWLEEHTKREAWIGGFKRDGESFGTLDGLKEMLGANFRLIQAPQEVPFVIRETRRKFQHTLSEVTIWERIA
- a CDS encoding alpha/beta hydrolase, which translates into the protein MTEASFHHEHILADGVQLHVVRAGIGPPVILLHGFPENWHSWRRQIPVLADAGFSVLVPDLRGYNLSGRPQDKNAYRLEHLVRDVAALVHATGYSRSHIVGHDWGGVIAWMFAGQYPQLVDKLIILNAPHLKIYFQKVRYPRQMLRSWYVLFFLLQRLPEFVLSSRNYRVLRKMFERGPARKLAFNTEDIEQYIEALASPGALTAALNYYRANVTMATMGKSAILMPIQAETLVIWGELDPALGIELLDGLDEVAPRVCIHRIPDSSHWVQNEAPAEVNRMLVNFLRGRKDT